The Ciona intestinalis chromosome 13, KH, whole genome shotgun sequence genome has a segment encoding these proteins:
- the LOC100186727 gene encoding uncharacterized protein LOC100186727 isoform X1, producing MPTIIQQSSAEKKSSSKTILEISTTYPVAMVTVADLSPQTNGDGMSSIIDMLFGYDYDSSYSEYDDETTANETSQTTIVTEETSAVMTNVGIDPRTISSTHSLQIEEEITEEKMTLSHKRMSSKPADVITSDVMLGCDDDKYSLLVKLKMQLHVANGEISFLDAAVIKVGEYTEEQKLEKVKALLAENGLAPLPDCIPPTKEVHVGKEPISKEDVNLSTSTKKNDVMMTQSKVVTSSTKTTTVDAMPQLVKDMTLRNENMTSSSEDAATSESENEEINKNNVTNAMGDVTMTSLSKPQCQSRMNASNLEEVLTTSRRMEEAGMLPPGVSQRTAAGEMTVMELLKMMRDAAIKAGRIPEECMEDQQSGRMPEPEGSYGQKKKREQLKMLQGYIQAGYLPPDTIEKLLRGDITPEWLRANITNNREIILSRMPEVLRTLIEDGKMPEDIETAIFSGKYNSTEIAMMIIADDDLIKAMLPTDFRNMIQDRPIPMKMKLLLISGKNSSEIKEEILSDDDLLKEVMVPSSYFFFNLFKVQRNRTINVVISVLVVVVLAFVMVSLGCTMTVSKIMEHARKPKGVIIALVAQFCIMPASAYGLTQAFQLDTYAAIAVLICGCCPGGNLSNMLAYSLNGDMDLSILMTTCSSVIGLGMMPLSIYLYSKLITPLSADIVPFDKIIINILLTIFPVIVGIIIRHYRPQWTTIIMRIGGLVLLLCSITVAVLAGIMLGDAFFVYFPVPVLACCAILPMSGYILGYFFAFLFRENPKCRRTICVETGCQNVQLCGTVLKLAFDPIIVGVLFLLPLVYMAFQVMEAFLIIMIFRVYNRCRGGKEKGEEKSGSEEKEEKRKQPDMELENGTKIEAKDASPLLNKSTTSNIDDMPPPPDQFKPVKTDQDQDSDIETLWPLKGEPTPAYLDSFKKAGTENFV from the exons ATGCCCACTATTATTCAACAAAGCTcagcagaaaaaaaatcttcttCGAAAACGATTTTGGAAATTTCGACCACGTACCCTGTTGCTATGGTAACCGTGGCGGATCTTTCGCCACAAACCAATGGTGACGGGATGTCAAGTATAATTGACATGCTTTTCGGGTATGATTACGACTCCTCTTATTCTGAATACGATGACGAAACAACAGCTAACGAAACGTCACAGACGACCATTGTGACAGAAGAAACCTCTGCTGTCATGACCAACGTTGGAATCGATCCCAGAACAATTAGTTCGACACACTCACTTCAAATCGAAGAAGAAATCACCGAAGAAAAGATGACTTTATCCCACAAGCGTATGTCATCAAAGCCTGCTGACGTCATCACTTCTGACGTCATGCTAGGTTGCGATGACGATAAATACAGCTTGCTTGTTAAACTGAAGATGCAGCTTCACGTTGCTAACGGAGAGATTTCGTTCTTGGATGCTGCTGTTATTAAGGTCGGGGAATACACGGAAGAACAGAAGTTGGAAAAAGTAAAAGCCCTCCTTGCGGAAAACGGACTTGCGCCGCTTCCGGATTGCATTCCGCCAACGAAAGAAGTTCATGTTGGCAAAGAACCGATTTCCAAAGAGGACGTCAATTTATCGACGTCTACGAAAAAGAatgacgtcatgatgacgCAATCAAAGGTGGTGACGTCGTCGACGAAAACAACGACAGTTGACGCGATGCCACAATTGGTCAAAGATATGACGTTAAGAAATgagaatatgacgtcatcatctgAAGATGCAGCTACGTCAGAATCGgaaaatgaagaaataaataaaaacaatgtcaCCAACGCGATGGGTGAcgtcactatgacgtcactttcgAAGCCGCAGTGTCAGTCGCGGATGAACGCAAGTAACTTGGAGGAAGTTCTCACTACTTCTCGGAGGATGGAAGAAGCGGGGATGTTGCCTCCCGGAGTGTCTCAAAGGACAGCAGCTGGCGAGATGACGGTCATGGAGCTGCTCAAGATGATGAGGGATGCTGCGATCAAGGCTGGGAGGATCCCGGAAGAATGCATGGAGGATCAGCAATCGGGAAGGATGCCGGAGCCGGAGGGGTCATACGGTCAAAAGAAGAAACGAgag CAACTGAAGATGTTGCAAGGTTACATTCAAGCTGGTTACCTACCTCCGGACACGATCGAAAAGCTCCTCCGAGGAGACATTACTCCGGAGTGGCTCCGAGCCAACATCACCAACAACAGGGAGATCATCTTATCCCGGATGCCAGAAGTCCTCCGGACTCTAATTGAAGACGGGAAGATGCCAGAAGATATTGAGACCGCAATCTTTAGTGGAAAATATAACTCCACAGAGATAGCTATGATGATAATAGCAGACGATGATCTCATAAAGGCGATGCTGCCCACCGATTTCCGAAATATGATCCAG GATCGACCGATCCCGATGAAGATGAAACTGCTTCTCATCAGCGGGAAGAATTCCTCCGAGATCAAAGAAGAAATCCTCTCAGATGACGATCTTCTTAAAGAAGTGATGGTCCCGTCATCTTACTTCTTCTTCAACCTCTTCAAAGTTCAAAGGAACAGAACAATCAATGTCGTCATCAGCGTACTCGTTGTCGTGGTTCTTGCTTTCGTCATGGTCTCTTTAG gaTGCACGATGACTGTATCAAAGATTATGGAACACGCGAGAAAACCAAAAGGTGTAATAATAGCACTTGTTGCACAATTCTGTATCATGCCCGCTTCTGCTTACGGGCTCACACAAGCCTTTCAACTGGATACATACGCAGCTATTGCTGTGTTAATATGCGGATGCTGTCCTGGTGGGAACTTGTCAAACATGTTGGCGTATTCACTTAACGGTGATATGGACTTAAG TATTCTCATGACGACGTGTTCCTCTGTTATCGGGTTGGGCATGATGCCGTTATCAATCTACTTATACTCAAAGCTTATAACGCCGCTAAGCGCTGACATCGTTCCCTTCGACAAAATTATCATCAATATTTTGCTGACGATCTTTCCAGTAATTGTCGGTATCATTATCAGACATTACAGACCGCAATGGACGACAATTATTATGAGG ATCGGTGGGCTAGTTCTTCTGTTGTGTTCGATCACCGTCGCTGTGTTGGCTGGCATCATGCTTGGTGATGCCTTCTTTGTGTATTTTCCTGTGCCTGTCCTTGCCTGCTGCGCCATATTACCCATGTCCGGTTACATTCTGGGATATTTCTTCGCTTTCCTGTTCAGAGAAAATCCAAAATGCAG ACGAACGATCTGCGTTGAGACTGGCTGTCAAAACGTCCAGTTGTGCGGAACTGTTCTAAAACTTGCATTTGATCCAATTATAGTCGGGGTTCTTTTCCTTTTACCGCTGGTTTATATGGCTTTCCAG GTTATGGAGGCATTTCTCATTATCATGATATTCCGTGTCTACAACCGATGCCGAGGAGGAAAAGAGAAAGGAGAGGAGAAGAGTGGGAGCGAAGAGAAAGAAGAGAAAAGGAAACAACCGGATATGGAACTAG AAAACGGGACAAAAATCGAAGCTAAAGACGCCTCTCCATTACTGAACAAAAGTACAACGAGTAATATAGATGATATGCCGCCTCCGCCCGACCAGTTCAAACCAGTTAAAACCGACCAAGACCAGGACAGCGACATCGAAACTTTGTGGCCGTTAAAGGGCGAGCCAACGCCGGCTTACTTGGATTCGTTCAAAAAAGCCGGAACcgaaaactttgtttaa
- the LOC100186727 gene encoding uncharacterized protein LOC100186727 isoform X2 — protein sequence MKFVKYLFLLLVLLLVSSLLLESAGVGSKEERRERRRRRRKNKNKKKNRTTTVGLVTTDSEIKAIENITMPTIIQQSSAEKKSSSKTILEISTTYPVAMVTVADLSPQTNGDGMSSIIDMLFGYDYDSSYSEYDDETTANETSQTTIVTEETSAVMTNVGIDPRTISSTHSLQIEEEITEEKMTLSHKRMSSKPADVITSDVMLGCDDDKYSLLVKLKMQLHVANGEISFLDAAVIKVGEYTEEQKLEKVKALLAENGLAPLPDCIPPTKEVHVGKEPISKEDVNLSTSTKKNDVMMTQSKVVTSSTKTTTVDAMPQLVKDMTLRNENMTSSSEDAATSESENEEINKNNVTNAMGDVTMTSLSKPQCQSRMNASNLEEVLTTSRRMEEAGMLPPGVSQRTAAGEMTVMELLKMMRDAAIKAGRIPEECMEDQQSGRMPEPEGSYGQKKKREQLKMLQGYIQAGYLPPDTIEKLLRGDITPEWLRANITNNREIILSRMPEVLRTLIEDGKMPEDIETAIFSGKYNSTEIAMMIIADDDLIKAMLPTDFRNMIQDRPIPMKMKLLLISGKNSSEIKEEILSDDDLLKEVMVPSSYFFFNLFKVQRNRTINVVISVLVVVVLAFVMVSLGCTMTVSKIMEHARKPKGVIIALVAQFCIMPASAYGLTQAFQLDTYAAIAVLICGCCPGGNLSNMLAYSLNGDMDLSILMTTCSSVIGLGMMPLSIYLYSKLITPLSADIVPFDKIIINILLTIFPVIVGIIIRHYRPQWTTIIMRIGGLVLLLCSITVAVLAGIMLGDAFFVYFPVPVLACCAILPMSGYILGYFFAFLFRENPKCRRTICVETGCQNVQLCGTVLKLAFDPIIVGVLFLLPLVYMAFQVMEAFLIIMIFRVYNRCRGGKEKGEEKSGSEEKEEKRKQPDMELENGTKIEAKDASPLLNKSTTSNIDDMPPPPDQFKPVKTDQDQDSDIETLWPLKGEPTPAYLDSFKKAGTENFV from the exons atgaaatttgtaaaatatctcTTCCTCCTGCTGGTTCTCCTTCTTGTTTCTTCTTTGCTCCTGGAGAGCGCAGGAGTGGGAAGCAAAGAAGAGAGAAGGGAGAGACGAAGAAGGCgacgaaaaaacaaaaacaagaagaaaaacagaacaacaacAGTCGGACTCGTAACAACGGATTCTGAAATTAAAGCGATTGAAAACATAACAATGCCCACTATTATTCAACAAAGCTcagcagaaaaaaaatcttcttCGAAAACGATTTTGGAAATTTCGACCACGTACCCTGTTGCTATGGTAACCGTGGCGGATCTTTCGCCACAAACCAATGGTGACGGGATGTCAAGTATAATTGACATGCTTTTCGGGTATGATTACGACTCCTCTTATTCTGAATACGATGACGAAACAACAGCTAACGAAACGTCACAGACGACCATTGTGACAGAAGAAACCTCTGCTGTCATGACCAACGTTGGAATCGATCCCAGAACAATTAGTTCGACACACTCACTTCAAATCGAAGAAGAAATCACCGAAGAAAAGATGACTTTATCCCACAAGCGTATGTCATCAAAGCCTGCTGACGTCATCACTTCTGACGTCATGCTAGGTTGCGATGACGATAAATACAGCTTGCTTGTTAAACTGAAGATGCAGCTTCACGTTGCTAACGGAGAGATTTCGTTCTTGGATGCTGCTGTTATTAAGGTCGGGGAATACACGGAAGAACAGAAGTTGGAAAAAGTAAAAGCCCTCCTTGCGGAAAACGGACTTGCGCCGCTTCCGGATTGCATTCCGCCAACGAAAGAAGTTCATGTTGGCAAAGAACCGATTTCCAAAGAGGACGTCAATTTATCGACGTCTACGAAAAAGAatgacgtcatgatgacgCAATCAAAGGTGGTGACGTCGTCGACGAAAACAACGACAGTTGACGCGATGCCACAATTGGTCAAAGATATGACGTTAAGAAATgagaatatgacgtcatcatctgAAGATGCAGCTACGTCAGAATCGgaaaatgaagaaataaataaaaacaatgtcaCCAACGCGATGGGTGAcgtcactatgacgtcactttcgAAGCCGCAGTGTCAGTCGCGGATGAACGCAAGTAACTTGGAGGAAGTTCTCACTACTTCTCGGAGGATGGAAGAAGCGGGGATGTTGCCTCCCGGAGTGTCTCAAAGGACAGCAGCTGGCGAGATGACGGTCATGGAGCTGCTCAAGATGATGAGGGATGCTGCGATCAAGGCTGGGAGGATCCCGGAAGAATGCATGGAGGATCAGCAATCGGGAAGGATGCCGGAGCCGGAGGGGTCATACGGTCAAAAGAAGAAACGAgag CAACTGAAGATGTTGCAAGGTTACATTCAAGCTGGTTACCTACCTCCGGACACGATCGAAAAGCTCCTCCGAGGAGACATTACTCCGGAGTGGCTCCGAGCCAACATCACCAACAACAGGGAGATCATCTTATCCCGGATGCCAGAAGTCCTCCGGACTCTAATTGAAGACGGGAAGATGCCAGAAGATATTGAGACCGCAATCTTTAGTGGAAAATATAACTCCACAGAGATAGCTATGATGATAATAGCAGACGATGATCTCATAAAGGCGATGCTGCCCACCGATTTCCGAAATATGATCCAG GATCGACCGATCCCGATGAAGATGAAACTGCTTCTCATCAGCGGGAAGAATTCCTCCGAGATCAAAGAAGAAATCCTCTCAGATGACGATCTTCTTAAAGAAGTGATGGTCCCGTCATCTTACTTCTTCTTCAACCTCTTCAAAGTTCAAAGGAACAGAACAATCAATGTCGTCATCAGCGTACTCGTTGTCGTGGTTCTTGCTTTCGTCATGGTCTCTTTAG gaTGCACGATGACTGTATCAAAGATTATGGAACACGCGAGAAAACCAAAAGGTGTAATAATAGCACTTGTTGCACAATTCTGTATCATGCCCGCTTCTGCTTACGGGCTCACACAAGCCTTTCAACTGGATACATACGCAGCTATTGCTGTGTTAATATGCGGATGCTGTCCTGGTGGGAACTTGTCAAACATGTTGGCGTATTCACTTAACGGTGATATGGACTTAAG TATTCTCATGACGACGTGTTCCTCTGTTATCGGGTTGGGCATGATGCCGTTATCAATCTACTTATACTCAAAGCTTATAACGCCGCTAAGCGCTGACATCGTTCCCTTCGACAAAATTATCATCAATATTTTGCTGACGATCTTTCCAGTAATTGTCGGTATCATTATCAGACATTACAGACCGCAATGGACGACAATTATTATGAGG ATCGGTGGGCTAGTTCTTCTGTTGTGTTCGATCACCGTCGCTGTGTTGGCTGGCATCATGCTTGGTGATGCCTTCTTTGTGTATTTTCCTGTGCCTGTCCTTGCCTGCTGCGCCATATTACCCATGTCCGGTTACATTCTGGGATATTTCTTCGCTTTCCTGTTCAGAGAAAATCCAAAATGCAG ACGAACGATCTGCGTTGAGACTGGCTGTCAAAACGTCCAGTTGTGCGGAACTGTTCTAAAACTTGCATTTGATCCAATTATAGTCGGGGTTCTTTTCCTTTTACCGCTGGTTTATATGGCTTTCCAG GTTATGGAGGCATTTCTCATTATCATGATATTCCGTGTCTACAACCGATGCCGAGGAGGAAAAGAGAAAGGAGAGGAGAAGAGTGGGAGCGAAGAGAAAGAAGAGAAAAGGAAACAACCGGATATGGAACTAG AAAACGGGACAAAAATCGAAGCTAAAGACGCCTCTCCATTACTGAACAAAAGTACAACGAGTAATATAGATGATATGCCGCCTCCGCCCGACCAGTTCAAACCAGTTAAAACCGACCAAGACCAGGACAGCGACATCGAAACTTTGTGGCCGTTAAAGGGCGAGCCAACGCCGGCTTACTTGGATTCGTTCAAAAAAGCCGGAACcgaaaactttgtttaa